One genomic segment of Mastomys coucha isolate ucsf_1 unplaced genomic scaffold, UCSF_Mcou_1 pScaffold22, whole genome shotgun sequence includes these proteins:
- the Cd209 gene encoding CD209 antigen, which yields MISSHSRYSIKGFGFQPNSGFSSFTGCLVHSHVPLALQVLFLTVFSVLLVVILVKVYKIPSSQGQEESTQKNVYQELTHLKAGVDRLCRSCPWDWTSFQGSCYFFSVAQKSWNDSATACHNVGAQLVVIKSDEEQNFLQQTSKKRGYTWMGLIDMNKESTWYWVDGTPLTLSFMRYWNKGEPNNLGEEDCAEFRDNGWNDTKCSNKKFWICKKPATSCPSK from the exons ATGATATCCAGCCACAGCAGGTACTCAATCAAAGGCTTTGGCTTCCAACCAAATTCTGGATTCAGTAGCTTCACAG GGTGCCTGGTCCACAGCCATGTCCCCTTGGCACTGCAGGTGCTCTTCCTCACTGTATTCTCTGTGCTGCTGGTTGTCATCCTTGTCAAAG TCTACAAGATACCCAGTTCTCAAGGTCAGGAGGAGTCCACTCAGAAGAATGTCTACCAGGAACTGACCCACTTGAAGGCTGGGGTAG ATCGCCTGTGCCGCTCCTGCCCCTGGGACTGGACATCCTTCCAAGGAAGCTGCTACTTTTTCTCTGTGGCCCAGAAGTCCTGGAATGATTCTGCCACTGCCTGCCACAATGTGGGGGCTCAACTTGTGGTCATCAAGAGTGATGAAGAGCAG aactttctacaACAAACTTCTAAGAAGAGAGGCTACACATGGATGGGGCTCATTGATATGAACAAGGAATCTACATGGTACTGGGTAGATGGTACACCTCTGACCCTCAG tttcatgaggtattGGAATAAAGGGGAACCTAACAACCTGGGGGAGGAAGACTGCGCAGAGTTCAGAGATAATGGCTGGAATGACACCAAATGTAGCAACAAGAAATTTTGGATCTGCAAAAAGCCTGCAACTTCCTGCCCTAGCAAGTGA